The Sagittula sp. P11 genome window below encodes:
- a CDS encoding carbohydrate ABC transporter permease, whose protein sequence is MARAVTSQRKALNTAIAWGIGLLIFFPILWTILTSFKTEAQAISDPPVFLFFDWTLENYGVVQERSNYMRFLWNSVIIAGGSTILGIIIAVPAAWSMAFVPSRRTKDILLWMLSTKMLPAVGVLYPIYLLFIKMGLLDTRIGLVIVMMLINLPIIVWMLYTYFREIPGEILEAARMDGASLREEILYVLTPMAVPGIASTLLLNFILAWNEAFWTLNLTAAKAAPLTAFIASYSSPEGLFYAKLSAASVMAIAPILIMGWFSQKQLVRGLTFGAVK, encoded by the coding sequence ATGGCTCGCGCAGTCACAAGCCAGCGCAAGGCGCTGAACACCGCAATCGCCTGGGGGATCGGCCTGCTGATCTTCTTCCCGATCCTCTGGACCATCCTGACCAGCTTCAAGACAGAGGCGCAGGCCATCTCCGATCCGCCGGTCTTCCTGTTCTTCGACTGGACGCTGGAGAACTACGGGGTGGTTCAGGAACGCTCCAACTACATGCGGTTCCTGTGGAACTCGGTGATCATCGCGGGCGGCTCGACCATCCTCGGGATCATCATCGCGGTGCCCGCCGCATGGTCGATGGCCTTCGTGCCCTCGCGGCGGACCAAGGACATCCTGCTCTGGATGCTCTCCACCAAGATGTTGCCGGCGGTCGGCGTGCTCTACCCGATCTACCTGCTGTTCATCAAAATGGGTCTTCTGGACACCCGCATCGGCCTGGTCATCGTGATGATGCTCATCAACCTGCCGATCATCGTCTGGATGCTCTACACCTACTTCCGCGAAATCCCGGGCGAGATCCTGGAAGCCGCGCGGATGGACGGTGCCAGCCTGAGGGAAGAGATCCTTTACGTTCTGACGCCGATGGCGGTGCCGGGGATCGCGTCGACGCTGCTCCTGAACTTCATCCTCGCCTGGAACGAGGCGTTCTGGACCCTGAACCTGACTGCGGCGAAGGCGGCCCCGCTGACGGCCTTCATCGCCAGCTACTCCAGCCCCGAAGGGCTGTTCTACGCGAAACTCTCGGCGGCGTCCGTCATGGCCATCGCCCCGATCCTGATCATGGGCTGGTTCAGCCAGAAACAACTTGTCCGCGGCCTGACGTTCGGCGCGGTGAAATAA
- a CDS encoding ABC transporter ATP-binding protein, translated as MGRIQLKSVKKSFGDVTVIPPLDLDIEDGEFVVFVGPSGCGKSTLLRLIAGLEDVTGGHIQIDGQDATSLPPAKRRLAMVFQSYALYPHMTVRKNIAFPMKMAGVPEDEQKRRIDAAAKALNLTDYLERRPGQLSGGQRQRVAIGRAIVREPAAFLFDEPLSNLDAALRVGMRMEISELHKKLATTMIYVTHDQVEAMTMADKIVVLRAGHIEQVGSPLELYREPRNLFVAGFIGSPKMNLIDGPEAAKYDAHTIGVRPEHLQASTESGTWKGVVGVSEHLGSDTFLHIHDSGLAETITLRVGGEFGLRHGDTVWMTPEPDKIHRFDAKGLRIA; from the coding sequence ATGGGACGTATCCAACTGAAATCGGTCAAGAAATCCTTCGGGGATGTGACCGTCATCCCGCCGCTCGACCTGGACATCGAAGATGGTGAGTTCGTCGTCTTCGTCGGCCCCTCGGGCTGCGGCAAATCCACCCTTCTGCGGCTGATCGCCGGGCTGGAGGACGTCACTGGCGGCCACATCCAGATCGACGGGCAGGACGCCACATCGCTGCCGCCCGCCAAGCGGCGGCTGGCGATGGTGTTCCAGTCCTACGCGCTCTACCCGCACATGACGGTGCGCAAGAACATCGCCTTCCCGATGAAGATGGCGGGCGTGCCGGAAGACGAACAGAAGCGGCGCATCGACGCCGCCGCAAAGGCCCTGAACCTGACGGACTATCTGGAACGGCGTCCGGGGCAACTGTCGGGCGGGCAGCGTCAGCGCGTGGCCATCGGCCGTGCGATCGTGCGCGAGCCCGCCGCCTTCCTCTTTGACGAACCGCTGTCGAACCTCGACGCGGCGCTGCGCGTGGGGATGCGGATGGAGATCAGCGAGCTTCACAAGAAGCTGGCCACCACTATGATCTACGTGACCCACGACCAGGTCGAAGCCATGACCATGGCCGACAAGATCGTGGTGCTGCGCGCGGGCCATATCGAGCAGGTGGGCTCTCCGCTCGAGCTATACCGCGAGCCGCGCAACCTCTTCGTCGCCGGGTTCATCGGCTCGCCGAAGATGAACCTCATCGACGGTCCGGAGGCCGCCAAGTACGACGCCCACACCATCGGCGTCCGGCCCGAGCACCTTCAGGCCTCGACCGAATCCGGGACGTGGAAAGGCGTTGTCGGCGTGTCCGAGCACCTTGGCTCCGACACCTTCCTGCATATCCACGACAGCGGCTTGGCCGAGACGATCACCCTGCGCGTGGGTGGCGAGTTCGGCCTGCGTCACGGCGATACCGTCTGGATGACCCCTGAACCCGACAAGATCCACCGCTTCGACGCCAAGGGCCTGCGCATCGCATGA
- a CDS encoding L-iditol 2-dehydrogenase, with the protein MKRLDGKSALITGAARGIGKGFAEAYLREGATVAIGDIDMAAAEATAAELGKGAYAIHLDVTRQDSIDAAIAGVVERAGKLDILVNNAAVFDAAETVDITRDSYDRLYAINVAGTLFTMQAAAKQMIAQGQGGKIINMASQAGRRGESLVLVYCSTKAAVISMTQSAGLNLIKHGINVNAIAPGVVDGEHWVHVDSMFARLEGKPLGQKRREVEASVPAGRYAVPGDLSPMAVFLASSDSDYVVAQTYNVDGGQWMS; encoded by the coding sequence ATGAAAAGACTGGACGGAAAATCCGCGCTGATCACCGGCGCGGCGCGTGGCATCGGCAAGGGGTTTGCCGAAGCCTACCTGCGTGAGGGCGCCACCGTGGCCATCGGTGACATCGACATGGCGGCGGCCGAGGCCACGGCGGCGGAACTGGGGAAGGGGGCCTATGCCATCCACCTCGATGTCACCCGGCAGGACAGCATCGACGCCGCCATCGCCGGTGTGGTCGAGCGCGCGGGCAAGCTCGACATCCTCGTCAACAACGCCGCGGTCTTCGACGCGGCCGAGACGGTGGACATCACCCGCGACAGCTATGACCGGCTTTATGCGATCAACGTGGCGGGCACGCTCTTCACCATGCAGGCGGCGGCCAAGCAGATGATTGCGCAGGGGCAGGGCGGCAAGATCATCAACATGGCATCGCAAGCCGGGCGGCGGGGCGAAAGCCTCGTGCTGGTCTACTGCTCCACCAAGGCGGCGGTGATCTCGATGACGCAATCCGCCGGACTGAACCTGATCAAGCACGGCATCAACGTGAACGCCATCGCGCCGGGCGTGGTGGACGGCGAACACTGGGTCCACGTCGATTCCATGTTCGCCAGGCTGGAGGGCAAGCCGCTCGGCCAGAAGCGCCGCGAGGTCGAGGCGAGCGTGCCCGCGGGCCGCTATGCCGTCCCCGGCGACCTGTCCCCCATGGCCGTTTTCCTCGCGTCGAGCGACTCCGATTACGTGGTCGCCCAGACCTACAACGTCGACGGCGGCCAGTGGATGAGCTGA
- a CDS encoding mannitol dehydrogenase family protein, which produces MATRLCDANLSDLPVAIARPTYDRSAVTPGIVHIGLGNFHRAHQAWYLHRLMQQGEALDWGIIGAGVRPYDEAQRRKMAAQDYLTTLIELDPKGTSAEVVGSMIGYVPIEEGNGALIAQMADPAIRIVALTVTEGGYYLDPATKKFDPSHPDIQHDVAHPDAPRTAFGAMVAALRLRRDAGVPAFTCQSCDNLPGNGEIMHMVIVSLARLMEPGLADWIEANSAFPNSMVDCIVPATGPKEQALVQDFGVDDAVPVTHENFRQWVIEDKFCAGRPAWENVGATITDLVHDYEAMKLRILNGGHQVIAAPAEILGIETIHETMEHPQIKGLFRKIALEEMAPHIHAVPGMTPEAYVDQIDERFSNPKIADTVRRVAFDGSSRHTGAVLPQIRDAVAKDTPLDGLALSQALWARMCAGTREDGSEIIANDPVWDDLKAAATAAKDDPSAWLAQRHFYGALADDPRFTAAFDKWLRMLWSGGVVATLKTYLA; this is translated from the coding sequence ATGGCGACCAGACTTTGTGACGCCAACCTGTCCGATTTGCCTGTGGCCATCGCGCGCCCCACCTACGACCGGAGCGCGGTGACGCCCGGCATCGTGCATATCGGACTGGGCAATTTCCACCGCGCGCATCAGGCTTGGTATCTCCATCGTCTGATGCAGCAGGGCGAGGCGCTTGATTGGGGCATCATCGGTGCCGGCGTCCGTCCCTACGACGAGGCGCAGCGCCGGAAGATGGCCGCGCAGGACTACCTGACCACGCTGATCGAACTCGACCCGAAAGGCACCTCCGCCGAGGTGGTGGGCTCGATGATCGGCTATGTGCCCATCGAAGAGGGCAACGGCGCGCTGATCGCGCAGATGGCCGATCCGGCGATCCGCATCGTCGCGCTGACTGTCACCGAAGGAGGCTATTACCTCGATCCGGCGACCAAGAAGTTCGATCCGTCCCATCCGGACATCCAGCACGACGTCGCCCACCCCGACGCGCCCCGGACTGCCTTCGGCGCCATGGTGGCGGCGCTGCGGCTGCGGCGCGATGCGGGCGTCCCGGCCTTCACCTGCCAGAGCTGCGACAACCTTCCCGGCAACGGCGAGATCATGCACATGGTCATTGTCTCGCTTGCCCGCCTGATGGAACCCGGTCTGGCCGACTGGATCGAGGCGAACTCCGCCTTCCCGAACTCCATGGTCGACTGCATCGTGCCCGCCACCGGGCCGAAGGAGCAGGCGCTGGTGCAGGATTTCGGCGTCGACGACGCCGTGCCGGTCACACATGAGAACTTCCGCCAGTGGGTGATCGAGGACAAGTTCTGTGCCGGTCGTCCGGCATGGGAGAACGTCGGCGCCACGATCACCGACCTCGTCCACGACTACGAGGCGATGAAGCTGCGCATCCTGAACGGCGGCCATCAGGTCATCGCCGCGCCTGCGGAGATCCTCGGGATCGAGACCATCCACGAAACGATGGAGCATCCACAGATCAAGGGACTCTTCCGCAAGATCGCGCTGGAGGAGATGGCGCCGCATATCCACGCCGTCCCGGGTATGACGCCCGAGGCCTATGTCGACCAGATCGACGAACGCTTCTCCAACCCGAAGATCGCCGACACCGTGCGGCGCGTGGCCTTCGACGGCTCCTCCCGCCACACCGGGGCGGTGTTGCCGCAGATCCGCGACGCCGTGGCCAAGGACACGCCGCTGGACGGGCTGGCCCTGTCGCAGGCGCTTTGGGCACGGATGTGCGCAGGCACGCGGGAGGACGGGTCGGAGATCATCGCGAACGATCCCGTCTGGGACGACCTCAAGGCGGCGGCAACGGCCGCGAAGGATGACCCCTCCGCCTGGCTCGCGCAGCGCCATTTCTACGGCGCGCTCGCGGACGATCCACGGTTCACTGCGGCCTTCGACAAGTGGCTGCGCATGCTCTGGTCGGGCGGGGTGGTGGCCACGTTGAAGACCTACCTGGCCTAG